The following nucleotide sequence is from Vibrio sp. VB16.
CACATTTTTGCTAACTCAGTCAGTATGATGTTGATTATGTATTTTGGTGGCACTAACCTCCTTATCACGAACCCACGAGATATGGATAGTTTTGTTAACGACCTAAAGAAATATCCTTTCACCATGTTGTTTGGTCTTAACACGCTCTTTAACGGGTTAAACAACCATGCAGGCTTTCGATCATTGGACTTCAGCCATGCTAACTTCACAATTGCAGGTGGGATGGCAACACAAAAACATGTCGCGGACGAATGGCAGAGAATTACAGGAATGCCGGTCGTTGAAGGTTACGGCTTAACTGAATGCTCCCCTGTTGTCGCTGGTGGCGTCCATACTCAACAGTCCTTTGTTCCATCTATCGGGGTGCCCTTACCTAGTACCGAGTTAAGAATAGTCAATGAAGAGGGCAACGAGCTTCCTGCTGGAGAAATTGGTGAAATAGAGATTCGTGGTGATCAAGTCATGAAAGGCTATTGGCAACAGGAACTTGAAACCAAGGAAGCCTTAAAAGAAGGTGGTTGGATAAGATCCGGTGATATCGGCAGGATGGATGACCAAGGTTTTTTCTATATTGAAGACCGCAAAAAGGACATGATTCTCGTCTCTGGATTTAATGTCTTTCCTACTGAAATTGAAGAGGTTGCCACTCTGCATCCTAAGATCGTTGAAGCTGCTGCAATTGGCGTTCTAGACGATATTGCTGGAGAAAGAGTTAAACTTGTTGTTGTCACTAGTGCACCTGTTACCGCAGACGATATAAAGAAGCACTGCCGCCTACATTTGACTGGCTATAAGATTCCGAAAATCATTGAATTTAGGGAAGAACTGCCAAAAACCAACGTCGGAAAAATCTTAAGAAGAGAGCTGAGAGATTAATCGCTTTCATTGATCTTTCACCCTTCACGACTCGAGTAGATTTCGTGCCTCACTGGTATGGTGAGGCACGACCTCTGAGGGAGATATGTTAAACTTTTTCTTAAAGGCTTTGCTCAAATGGAACGCATCAGTGTAGCCAAGTTCATACGCTAGTTGCGTAATATTGTGCGTGCCCTTTCTTAAAAGAGTATGCGCAATTTCAAGTTTAATCGTCATGTAATAATCTTTCGGTGACTTTCCTGTTTGTTTGGTAAATAACTTGCGCATATGTTGTTCACTGCAACCAACAAAAGAAGCCATCTCTTTAACGGTCCAATTTTCAGCAATTCGGTGATACATTTCATCTACAACGGTATCGATGATCTTTTGCTGTGGTGTCTTATCTTTGAAATTGGCGTTGACTAACCATTCGTAAAATATTTTAGTAAATATCGCTGCTGCATATGAATTATGGTAAACCTCATTATAATTCAACTGCTTCTTCAGTTCTTCCAGTTGTAATTCGTAATGAACTCTGTTTTCTATATTAATAATATTATTAAAAGGAATGACTTTTTTTTCATCCTCATCTATAAATATCTCTACCCAATATAACTTCCATGCCAATCCTGTGCAGCCGTAACTCAGAATAGATTGTGGCTCAAGAAAGATTAAACTATTCCCCCTAATATGGATGCTATCTGCGTTTTTTACATTTATCACCCCCTGACCACTCTCTGTATAGACGGCAACAAGGGTATTGTCGGCATAGGGAAGTTTACGATCTCTTGGCCAAAGGTTTTGATAACCCTTATCACCATTGACATCCCAAAATGAGCGTATCGAAATACCTGTACAGCTCACACTTTTGCGAATTACTAAAGGATTATTCTTCATAGGTTCGTTTTATACATGAATCGGTTCGTTAACTACATCTACATGATGTCATTTCTAACCAATACTAGACCCAAGGTGATTGAAAACCTTTACTGAATGACGAATAACGTGATGTATCTCTTTATTATTAACGAATATTAATGAGAGTTAGCAAGTTTAAAGTTAATCACTAGAACATCACCCTAACCTTAATTACCCTTACAATAAAAGCACATAGAACGGAATAAAAGTGCTTCACACACGGAGAATAATATTATGATTGCCATTGGGTCATTTATTATATTTACACTGCTAGTAGCGTGGATATCATACCGAGTTACTAAAGACGAAAATTTAAACGAAACAACGGGTTATTTTTTAGCCGGTCGTAGCCTTCCCTGGTTTGTTATCGCAGGTTCGCTTTTTCTAACCAATATTTCTGCAGAGCAATTAACAGGGCTCAACGGCAACGCCTTCGCAAATGGCGCAAGCGTTATGGCGTGGGAAACCGTCGCCGCGGTAACAATGATAGTACTTGCCGTTGTTTTTCTTCCTAAGTTCTTACGTGGTGGCATCGCCACGGTACCTCAGTTTTTAGAAGCTAGATACGGCAAACGAATGAGAAGTGTCGCGTCATTTATCTTTATCTACGCGATTGTAATTGGCTTCCTACCATTTGTGCTTTATGCAGGCGCTATTACCTTAGGCAAACTGTTCAATGTAGCTGAAATTTTGGGGGTATCAGAGAACATAGCGACATGGATAATGGTTATCAGCCTGGGTATTATGGGGGGATTATACGCCGTCTTCGGTGGGCTCAAAGCAGTAGCGGTTTCAGACACGGTAAACGGCGTGGGTCTGCTATTCGCAGGGTTCTTAGTCCCGGTTCTTGCCCTGACCCAACTTGGTGACGGCAGCATGATTGAAGGCTTTAATATCGTCATTTCCGAAGCACCGGAACGGATGCAAGCGGCTGGTGTTTCTGAAGGAGCAGCGATTCCTTGGCATACTCTATTCTCTGGCATTTTGCTAATTAACCTCTTTTACTGGTGTACCAATCAAGCCATTGTTCAGAGAGCATTAGGTGCCAAAAACTTAGCGGAAGGACAAAAAGGCGTTCTAGCAGCGGCAATAATGAAAGTTTTTGGGGTCATGATGTTGGTTCTTCCAGGCATTATTGCCTGGCACATGCACCAACGAGGAATGATCTCTGTACCGGTTAAAGGTATTTCAGCAGAAGGACTGGAAATTCTTGCTAAAGATATGGCTTATCCAACCTTAGTTAGAGAAGTGCTTCCCACCTGGTTAACGGGGTTCTTTGGTGCGGTACTCTTCGGTGCCGTTATGAGCTCATTTAATAGTGGAGTAAACAGTCTATCAACGTTGGTAAGCCTTGATATCTATAAAGGGATAATCAACAAGGACGCGTCTGATAGGCAGACAGTTCGGATAGGTAAAATCTTTGGTTCAA
It contains:
- a CDS encoding AMP-binding protein produces the protein MYAEQKPWLNSYPKDVPASIDADKYQNITDMFRDVFAKHPDKAAFINMGHSLSYKELDEKATAFAAYLQVTLAMKKGDRIALMMPNLLQYPIAILGSLRAGLVVVNVNPLYTPRELQHQLRDSGAKAIVAVTNFGNNLQKVINQTSLEHVILTRIGDEFAPYKRTLVNFAVKYVKKMVPKYNLPGAISFKRALTQGKSLTLNPPLIENSDLAYLQYTGGTTGLAKGAMLTHRNIIANVLQVNAHFSPRTLVENEHAVTPLPLYHIFANSVSMMLIMYFGGTNLLITNPRDMDSFVNDLKKYPFTMLFGLNTLFNGLNNHAGFRSLDFSHANFTIAGGMATQKHVADEWQRITGMPVVEGYGLTECSPVVAGGVHTQQSFVPSIGVPLPSTELRIVNEEGNELPAGEIGEIEIRGDQVMKGYWQQELETKEALKEGGWIRSGDIGRMDDQGFFYIEDRKKDMILVSGFNVFPTEIEEVATLHPKIVEAAAIGVLDDIAGERVKLVVVTSAPVTADDIKKHCRLHLTGYKIPKIIEFREELPKTNVGKILRRELRD
- a CDS encoding helix-turn-helix transcriptional regulator, which produces MKNNPLVIRKSVSCTGISIRSFWDVNGDKGYQNLWPRDRKLPYADNTLVAVYTESGQGVINVKNADSIHIRGNSLIFLEPQSILSYGCTGLAWKLYWVEIFIDEDEKKVIPFNNIINIENRVHYELQLEELKKQLNYNEVYHNSYAAAIFTKIFYEWLVNANFKDKTPQQKIIDTVVDEMYHRIAENWTVKEMASFVGCSEQHMRKLFTKQTGKSPKDYYMTIKLEIAHTLLRKGTHNITQLAYELGYTDAFHLSKAFKKKFNISPSEVVPHHTSEARNLLES
- a CDS encoding solute:sodium symporter family transporter; protein product: MIAIGSFIIFTLLVAWISYRVTKDENLNETTGYFLAGRSLPWFVIAGSLFLTNISAEQLTGLNGNAFANGASVMAWETVAAVTMIVLAVVFLPKFLRGGIATVPQFLEARYGKRMRSVASFIFIYAIVIGFLPFVLYAGAITLGKLFNVAEILGVSENIATWIMVISLGIMGGLYAVFGGLKAVAVSDTVNGVGLLFAGFLVPVLALTQLGDGSMIEGFNIVISEAPERMQAAGVSEGAAIPWHTLFSGILLINLFYWCTNQAIVQRALGAKNLAEGQKGVLAAAIMKVFGVMMLVLPGIIAWHMHQRGMISVPVKGISAEGLEILAKDMAYPTLVREVLPTWLTGFFGAVLFGAVMSSFNSGVNSLSTLVSLDIYKGIINKDASDRQTVRIGKIFGSITIAICVCIAPLIAQADGLYTLMRTIMAVINVPILTVILVGIVSKRTPALAAYIALPIGMVSFYIAHFVLKDDLGFVKLHWLHVVGLNFLWMVSIMMVVRYLKPLESAFVQKYTEQVEVTEWKYVKHASWTVIGLLALLYTVFSNIGILGNNGSLTKVLLVLALFGMFCFVIRKIWLSKTSQSASSLAESQ